A portion of the Blastopirellula sediminis genome contains these proteins:
- a CDS encoding NUDIX hydrolase, whose product MSSPPYNPQTTPVRRKAAVAVIVRQQRLLVIRRSQKVAAPGKLCFPGGGILPDETEHDAVVREIAEEMGVMCFPQQKIWHSQTSWGTEVAWWSADIAADAQLQINEEEVAEFFWLHPTQLHAHADLLPSNHEFLTAWKLAKFTIAGFSDPFVPLADG is encoded by the coding sequence ATGAGTTCGCCGCCATATAATCCGCAAACTACGCCTGTTCGCCGCAAAGCGGCTGTCGCCGTGATCGTTCGCCAGCAGCGACTTCTGGTGATTCGCCGCTCTCAGAAAGTGGCTGCGCCCGGCAAACTATGCTTTCCCGGCGGCGGCATTCTCCCCGACGAGACCGAACATGACGCCGTCGTCCGCGAGATTGCCGAAGAAATGGGAGTCATGTGTTTCCCGCAGCAAAAAATCTGGCACAGCCAGACATCTTGGGGAACCGAAGTCGCCTGGTGGTCCGCCGACATTGCCGCTGACGCTCAGCTCCAAATCAACGAAGAGGAAGTGGCCGAATTTTTTTGGCTGCATCCGACCCAGCTGCACGCGCATGCCGACCTGTTGCCGAGCAACCACGAGTTTCTGACCGCCTGGAAATTGGCGAAGTTCACGATCGCTGGATTTAGCGACCCATTTGTCCCGCTTGCCGACGGTTGA
- the ftsH gene encoding ATP-dependent zinc metalloprotease FtsH, whose product MAEQPNDPNQENPKNEPSQGGFRPQFSIFVVMLVLAVLVVMLLASPGGSNRGLISYSQFEEQVKDHNVKDVLIDEAQITGEFVKTVHAREQQANGKWIEKKDKEGNPIELPSKFRVNIRAGDAVVDNTAKLLTDNSIEFAYKEQNHSMVILGVIFALLPLVVLLLIWNSFRRSRDQIMGGGFLSGFSKSPAKKYEANRRAVTFNDVAGLEGVKSDLQEIVDFLRKPEKFQRLGGQVPKGVLLVGPPGTGKTLLARAIAGEAGVPFYSVSGSEFIQMFVGVGASRVRDLFKTAKDNSPSIVFIDEIDAVGRQRGAGLGGGHDEREQTLNQILSEMDGFSQGETVIVIAATNRPDVLDPALLRPGRFDRHITVDRPSLKGRLEIFKVHVRNVPLADDVSMERLAAGSVGLTGADIRNLINEAALWATRQDKTEVHMTDFEYARDKILMGARREEALVAREKEKTAYHEAGHALLAWLLPGVDRLHKVTVIPRGRALGVTQTLPEEERMNVSESELRDKLAFILGGRAAEKIAYEELSAGAENDLERATKMVRRMVTQWGMSERIGPVSYKMSGEDPFLGREMHESRQFSEHTMQVIDEEIARILHDAAQRAYDILHKNRDKLEALTKELCEKEELSDVEITELIGPSVHALRKKDQDGIPLESSNGMPGVEAPPRAQAEAEEA is encoded by the coding sequence ATGGCGGAACAGCCAAACGATCCAAATCAAGAGAACCCGAAGAACGAGCCCTCGCAAGGAGGATTCCGCCCTCAGTTCAGCATCTTTGTCGTGATGTTGGTCCTGGCGGTGCTGGTCGTCATGCTTTTGGCGTCCCCCGGCGGCTCGAATCGCGGGCTGATTTCCTATTCGCAATTCGAGGAGCAAGTCAAAGATCATAACGTGAAAGACGTTTTGATCGACGAGGCGCAAATCACCGGCGAATTTGTGAAGACCGTGCATGCCCGTGAACAACAGGCTAACGGCAAGTGGATCGAGAAGAAAGATAAAGAAGGAAACCCGATCGAGCTTCCGTCGAAGTTTCGGGTCAATATCCGCGCCGGCGACGCCGTCGTCGACAACACGGCCAAGTTGTTAACCGACAACAGCATTGAGTTCGCCTACAAAGAGCAGAACCACAGCATGGTCATCCTCGGGGTGATCTTTGCGCTGTTGCCGCTGGTGGTGCTGCTGTTAATTTGGAACAGCTTCCGTCGCAGCCGTGATCAGATCATGGGGGGCGGTTTCCTCTCGGGTTTCAGCAAGAGCCCGGCCAAGAAGTACGAAGCGAATCGCCGCGCCGTCACGTTTAACGACGTCGCCGGACTGGAAGGGGTCAAAAGCGATCTGCAAGAGATCGTCGACTTCTTGCGCAAGCCCGAAAAGTTCCAGCGTCTCGGCGGCCAGGTGCCGAAAGGGGTGCTGCTGGTCGGTCCTCCCGGTACCGGCAAGACATTGCTCGCCCGCGCAATCGCCGGCGAAGCAGGCGTGCCGTTCTATTCGGTGAGCGGCTCTGAATTCATCCAGATGTTCGTCGGCGTCGGCGCCAGCCGCGTTCGCGATTTGTTCAAGACCGCCAAAGACAATTCGCCGTCGATCGTCTTCATTGACGAAATCGACGCCGTCGGTCGTCAGCGCGGCGCCGGTCTCGGCGGCGGACATGACGAACGGGAACAAACCCTCAACCAGATCCTGAGCGAGATGGACGGCTTCTCGCAAGGCGAGACGGTGATCGTGATCGCCGCGACCAACCGTCCTGACGTGCTCGATCCGGCCCTCTTGCGTCCGGGCCGTTTCGATCGTCACATCACGGTCGATCGTCCGAGCCTCAAAGGTCGCTTGGAGATCTTCAAGGTCCACGTCCGCAACGTTCCGCTGGCCGATGACGTTTCGATGGAACGTTTGGCGGCAGGCTCCGTTGGTTTGACCGGCGCTGACATTCGCAATCTGATTAACGAAGCGGCCCTCTGGGCGACCCGTCAAGACAAGACGGAAGTCCACATGACCGACTTTGAATACGCCCGCGACAAAATCTTGATGGGGGCTCGCCGTGAAGAGGCGCTGGTCGCTCGCGAGAAAGAAAAGACCGCCTATCACGAAGCGGGACATGCGCTGCTCGCGTGGCTGCTCCCCGGCGTCGATCGTTTGCACAAGGTGACGGTGATTCCGCGCGGCCGGGCTCTCGGCGTGACGCAGACGTTGCCCGAAGAAGAGCGAATGAATGTCAGCGAAAGCGAACTGCGCGATAAGCTCGCATTTATTCTGGGTGGCCGCGCCGCCGAGAAGATCGCCTACGAAGAACTGAGCGCCGGCGCCGAGAACGACCTGGAACGGGCGACCAAAATGGTCCGCCGCATGGTGACCCAGTGGGGCATGAGCGAACGGATCGGTCCGGTTAGCTACAAGATGTCGGGCGAAGATCCGTTCCTGGGACGCGAAATGCATGAGTCGCGTCAGTTCAGCGAACATACGATGCAAGTGATCGACGAAGAAATCGCCCGCATCCTGCACGACGCCGCGCAACGCGCCTATGACATCTTGCACAAGAACAGGGACAAGCTCGAAGCCTTGACCAAAGAACTGTGCGAGAAGGAAGAGTTGTCGGACGTCGAGATCACCGAGCTGATCGGCCCGTCGGTCCATGCGTTGCGCAAAAAGGATCAGGACGGAATTCCACTCGAATCGAGCAACGGCATGCCCGGCGTCGAAGCGCCGCCGCGCGCCCAAGCCGAAGCCGAAGAGGCGTAA
- the rsgA gene encoding ribosome small subunit-dependent GTPase A — MAKRGSKKFRTEFRKNRSTRVRDSDLTRQFAKDELNHDKLASAERLSGKGDLTRKRTIHGATEGDDGELQIDFDPAECLQGRVLRVRGLNSEVEVESGQIYQCATRRLLKTLSTDQRHVVAAGDRVWIRPADNHEGIIESIEARYGILCRASKGRQHVIVANVDQLLIVASAAEPYLKPNLIDRYLITAEKAGITPIICINKVDLIEPADLQPLVGVYGQMGYQVILLSATQGIGVERLRAVVRNRASVLSGQSGVGKSTILNAIEPGLNLRVGHVSETTDKGRHTTTTASLVPLAAGGHVVDTPGIRQFQLWDVIPEEVAGFFRDVRPFITGCRFPDCSHTHEEGCGVKGAVADGFLDVRRYESYCQIHAGDLV, encoded by the coding sequence ATGGCGAAGCGCGGCTCCAAAAAGTTTCGCACTGAATTTCGTAAGAATCGATCGACGCGCGTCCGCGACTCCGACCTGACGCGCCAGTTCGCCAAAGACGAACTGAACCATGACAAGCTCGCCTCGGCCGAGCGTTTGTCGGGTAAGGGAGATCTGACGCGTAAGCGGACGATTCATGGCGCGACCGAAGGAGACGACGGCGAGCTGCAAATCGACTTCGACCCGGCCGAATGTCTGCAAGGGCGCGTGTTGCGCGTTCGCGGTCTGAATAGCGAAGTCGAAGTCGAAAGCGGTCAGATCTATCAGTGCGCCACGCGGCGACTGTTAAAAACCCTCTCGACCGATCAGCGGCATGTGGTCGCCGCAGGGGATCGCGTCTGGATTCGTCCGGCCGACAATCACGAAGGGATTATCGAAAGCATCGAGGCCCGTTACGGCATTCTCTGTCGCGCGAGTAAGGGGCGACAACATGTGATCGTCGCCAACGTCGATCAACTGCTGATCGTCGCCAGCGCCGCCGAGCCTTACCTGAAGCCGAACCTGATCGACCGCTATCTGATCACCGCCGAGAAGGCCGGGATCACTCCGATTATCTGCATCAATAAAGTCGACCTGATTGAGCCGGCCGACCTGCAGCCGCTGGTCGGCGTGTACGGTCAGATGGGATACCAGGTGATCTTGCTCTCGGCGACTCAGGGAATCGGCGTCGAGCGACTGCGGGCCGTGGTGCGCAACCGGGCGAGCGTCCTCTCGGGACAAAGTGGCGTCGGCAAGTCGACGATTTTGAACGCCATCGAGCCGGGGCTGAACTTGCGGGTTGGTCACGTCAGCGAAACGACTGACAAAGGGCGGCATACGACGACGACGGCCAGCCTTGTTCCGTTGGCGGCCGGGGGCCATGTGGTCGACACTCCGGGGATTCGCCAGTTCCAGCTTTGGGACGTGATTCCGGAGGAGGTCGCCGGTTTTTTCCGCGACGTGCGTCCCTTTATTACGGGTTGTCGCTTCCCCGATTGCTCGCATACGCACGAAGAGGGGTGCGGCGTCAAAGGGGCCGTTGCGGACGGTTTTCTCGACGTTCGCCGGTACGAAAGCTATTGCCAGATCCACGCCGGCGACCTGGTTTAA
- a CDS encoding serine/threonine-protein kinase: MDSKSSDANLSQDLTSSSTPVPSEMKPSTAREMPSTTAPEMLMMTEEQATVISARDRAERNGGSTIRPINSAWLRNDLVGQTLGHFELREFIGAGGMGAVFRGFDTLLGREVAIKVLSRENNGSEETVRRFRNEAQSAARLDHPNIARVYFVGTDNDWNYIVFEYIEGHNIRDLVDRDGPLPVEQALDYALQIAEALHHASQRDIVHRDIKPSNILINSAGTAKLVDMGLARLHQVDDEDGDLTASGVTLGTFDYISPEQARDPRLADVRSDLYSLGCTLYYMLTGRPPFPEGTVLQKLLSHSSDEPLDPRELRDDLPDEIMVLLGGLTAKNPQDRYQTPAEFIAEMLLFCEDLGMRLQHGGGMTIAADVQPPTIVERHFPWVAPILAFVAIFFVMDAVWSARSSNNLLPPLSFQDQSGYRTASSPNGAAAVAPLRNDREIAAIPDRPDPMSPSPSPMTSPPPSEANPLEDPLSPLPMIMPPAAVDMPNVKVVSVASAAQIYDAVTKAKLDPRIDTIELRFNGPVKIDSPLLLEGDAETEKITMRAAIGFAPELTLSIHAMSMYRNMIRVGRVQALFEGLAFRLETTDASVDPGCLFLLETGGSIKTTRCTFTVAAPANMAVLPAVFRRPLAIAMTPATSTEVMMYRPPSITLVDTTIRGETDVVHIDQASQLKFDWQNGLLAISGVLLDSQGSTKASTDLIDVRLNRVTAAAAKGLFRLESSTEFPEQRDVEATLTDCIVRWSPSEAMVLQYDRAPSAKLTDLNSVRFKGDNNFYDLTSSLRQIFWEKKTRLEIEALNAEKWGAAVEGDKFAKRDPITWAKSLESLPPYSQRLLSDYRLDAEAEGNYAYDKKVGGEIAGADFAKLPKFPADAAAASSAGTSTSELP; encoded by the coding sequence GTGGACTCCAAGTCGTCCGACGCCAATCTGTCGCAAGACCTGACTTCATCGAGCACGCCTGTGCCGAGCGAGATGAAGCCGTCGACTGCGCGCGAAATGCCGTCGACCACGGCGCCTGAGATGTTGATGATGACGGAGGAGCAAGCGACCGTCATCTCGGCCCGCGATCGCGCCGAGCGAAACGGCGGTTCGACGATTCGCCCGATCAACAGCGCCTGGCTCCGCAACGATCTGGTCGGCCAGACGCTGGGGCACTTCGAGCTGCGCGAGTTTATCGGCGCCGGCGGCATGGGCGCCGTCTTCCGCGGTTTCGATACGCTGCTGGGACGCGAAGTCGCAATCAAGGTGCTCTCACGCGAGAACAACGGCAGCGAAGAGACGGTTCGCCGTTTCCGTAACGAAGCCCAAAGCGCCGCGCGTCTCGATCACCCGAATATTGCCCGGGTCTATTTCGTCGGTACCGACAACGATTGGAACTACATCGTTTTCGAGTACATCGAAGGGCACAACATCCGCGATCTGGTCGATCGGGATGGACCGCTGCCGGTCGAACAGGCGCTTGATTACGCCTTGCAAATCGCCGAGGCGCTGCATCACGCATCGCAGCGTGACATCGTTCATCGCGACATCAAGCCGTCGAACATCCTGATCAATTCCGCTGGCACGGCGAAGCTGGTCGACATGGGGCTCGCCCGGTTGCACCAGGTCGACGATGAAGATGGCGACTTGACCGCCAGCGGCGTAACGCTCGGCACGTTCGACTACATCTCGCCGGAACAGGCCCGCGATCCCCGCCTGGCGGACGTTCGTAGCGACCTTTATTCACTCGGCTGTACCCTCTATTACATGTTGACCGGTCGTCCGCCGTTTCCGGAAGGGACGGTGCTGCAAAAGCTGCTCAGCCATAGCAGCGATGAGCCGCTCGATCCGCGCGAACTGCGCGACGACTTGCCCGACGAAATCATGGTGCTGCTGGGCGGACTGACGGCGAAGAATCCGCAAGATCGCTATCAGACTCCGGCCGAGTTCATCGCCGAGATGCTTCTCTTCTGCGAAGACTTGGGGATGCGTCTGCAGCATGGGGGCGGAATGACGATCGCTGCGGACGTCCAGCCGCCGACCATCGTCGAGCGTCATTTCCCCTGGGTGGCGCCGATTCTGGCTTTCGTCGCGATATTTTTTGTGATGGACGCCGTCTGGTCGGCTCGCAGCAGCAACAACCTGTTGCCGCCGCTCAGCTTTCAGGATCAAAGCGGATACCGAACGGCCTCCAGTCCGAACGGCGCCGCGGCGGTCGCTCCGCTTCGTAACGATCGCGAGATTGCGGCGATTCCGGATCGTCCCGATCCGATGAGTCCCTCGCCAAGTCCGATGACGTCGCCGCCGCCCAGCGAAGCCAATCCGCTGGAGGATCCGCTCTCGCCGTTGCCGATGATCATGCCGCCGGCCGCGGTTGATATGCCGAACGTGAAGGTGGTCAGCGTCGCCAGCGCGGCGCAGATTTACGACGCGGTCACCAAGGCGAAGCTCGACCCGCGGATCGATACGATCGAGTTGCGGTTTAACGGCCCGGTCAAAATCGACTCGCCGCTCCTCTTGGAAGGGGACGCCGAGACCGAAAAGATCACAATGCGAGCCGCGATCGGCTTTGCGCCGGAACTGACCCTCTCGATCCATGCGATGTCGATGTATCGCAACATGATTCGAGTCGGTCGCGTGCAGGCGTTGTTCGAGGGGCTGGCCTTCCGTTTGGAGACGACCGACGCATCGGTCGATCCGGGCTGCTTGTTCTTGCTTGAAACCGGCGGCTCGATCAAAACCACTCGCTGCACATTTACCGTCGCGGCCCCGGCCAACATGGCGGTGCTGCCGGCCGTCTTCCGACGTCCGTTGGCGATCGCGATGACTCCGGCGACCAGCACCGAGGTGATGATGTACCGCCCCCCGTCGATCACCCTGGTCGATACGACGATCCGCGGGGAGACGGATGTCGTCCATATCGATCAGGCGTCGCAGTTGAAATTCGATTGGCAGAACGGTTTGCTGGCGATCTCCGGCGTGCTGCTCGACTCCCAGGGTTCGACCAAGGCGTCGACCGACTTGATCGACGTCCGTTTGAATCGGGTGACCGCCGCCGCGGCGAAGGGGCTGTTCCGGCTGGAAAGTTCGACCGAGTTTCCGGAGCAGCGCGACGTGGAAGCGACTCTGACCGACTGCATCGTCCGCTGGTCGCCGAGCGAAGCGATGGTGCTGCAATACGATCGAGCCCCGAGTGCGAAGCTGACCGACCTGAATTCGGTCCGCTTCAAAGGGGACAACAACTTCTACGATTTGACGAGCAGCCTTCGCCAGATCTTCTGGGAAAAGAAGACCCGTTTGGAGATCGAGGCGCTGAACGCCGAGAAGTGGGGCGCCGCGGTCGAAGGGGACAAGTTCGCCAAGCGGGATCCGATCACGTGGGCGAAGTCGCTGGAGAGTTTGCCCCCCTATTCGCAGCGTCTGCTGAGCGACTATCGTCTGGATGCGGAAGCGGAAGGGAATTACGCTTACGACAAAAAGGTCGGCGGCGAAATCGCCGGCGCCGACTTTGCGAAACTGCCGAAATTTCCTGCTGACGCGGCGGCGGCAAGTAGCGCCGGAACTTCTACCAGCGAACTCCCGTAA
- a CDS encoding ABC transporter substrate-binding protein yields the protein MRSLLLCLILSTLVGCGGPAAPSNILIYGRGDDADRLDPIQTDIGESVKVMCNLYDTLVTYDDETLDIVPSLAESWTTSDDGLEWTFHLRDGVTFHDGTPFDADAVVFSLERLTKPDHPFVFDPVIPYAQSFEAIESVTAVDPRTVKIRLKRPTAPFLTTMAMFPASIVSPTAVKKYEADFWKHPVGTGPFKFDSWNVNQQLTLLSFDDHWRGRPEIDGVIFLPVGESAVRVKQLLRGEIDIADNLPPAEIDALATNPDVVVQEKEGMNTAYLTMNNDKAPLDDLRIREAIWYAIDRDQLIKSAYAGHAAKAVTLVPPSLWGSHADLADRKYDPEKAKQLLAEAAADGVKMPIKLQLFVMTDPRPYMQQPRQTAIFIKDALAKVGIETEIVTNENSQHFRRMTRGEHQLGLAGWTADMPDPDNFLYTLLDPDNINDVGGNNMSRYRSQKVHDLLAQAKTEMDQEKRIELYRQAQEQIFADVPLLPLVHTSVRSVQGKAVSGFLLHPSSLTRLRLTKLNR from the coding sequence ATGCGCTCGCTTCTTCTTTGTTTGATTCTGTCGACGCTCGTTGGATGCGGCGGACCGGCCGCTCCGAGCAACATCTTGATCTATGGCCGTGGCGACGACGCTGATCGTTTGGACCCGATCCAGACCGATATCGGCGAGTCGGTCAAAGTGATGTGCAACCTGTACGACACGCTGGTGACGTACGATGATGAGACGCTTGATATCGTCCCGAGCCTGGCCGAGTCGTGGACGACTAGCGACGACGGGCTCGAGTGGACGTTTCACCTGCGCGATGGGGTGACGTTTCATGACGGGACTCCGTTTGACGCCGACGCCGTCGTCTTTTCGCTGGAGCGATTGACCAAGCCGGACCATCCGTTCGTCTTTGATCCGGTGATCCCGTACGCTCAGAGCTTTGAAGCGATCGAGTCGGTCACGGCGGTTGATCCGCGCACGGTCAAGATTCGCCTAAAGCGTCCCACCGCCCCCTTTTTGACGACGATGGCGATGTTCCCGGCCAGCATCGTCAGTCCGACGGCGGTCAAAAAATACGAGGCCGATTTCTGGAAGCATCCGGTCGGGACCGGTCCGTTCAAGTTCGACTCGTGGAACGTCAATCAGCAGTTGACCCTGCTGTCGTTTGACGACCATTGGCGCGGGCGGCCGGAGATCGACGGCGTCATCTTTTTGCCGGTCGGCGAAAGTGCGGTGCGGGTCAAACAACTGCTCCGCGGCGAAATCGACATCGCCGACAACTTGCCCCCGGCCGAGATCGATGCGCTCGCCACGAACCCGGACGTCGTCGTGCAGGAAAAGGAAGGGATGAACACCGCCTACCTGACGATGAACAACGACAAGGCGCCGCTCGATGACTTGCGAATTCGGGAGGCGATCTGGTACGCGATCGATCGCGATCAGCTGATCAAGTCGGCCTACGCCGGGCACGCGGCCAAAGCGGTGACGCTGGTCCCGCCATCGCTGTGGGGAAGCCATGCCGACCTGGCCGATCGGAAGTACGATCCCGAAAAAGCGAAGCAGCTGCTGGCCGAAGCGGCGGCCGACGGCGTGAAGATGCCGATCAAGTTGCAACTGTTTGTGATGACCGACCCGCGTCCTTACATGCAGCAGCCGCGACAGACGGCGATCTTTATCAAGGACGCGCTCGCCAAGGTCGGCATCGAGACCGAAATCGTCACCAACGAGAACTCGCAGCATTTCCGTCGCATGACCCGCGGCGAGCATCAGTTGGGATTGGCCGGCTGGACCGCCGACATGCCGGATCCCGACAACTTTCTCTACACGCTGCTCGATCCCGACAACATCAACGACGTCGGCGGCAACAACATGAGTCGTTACCGCAGCCAGAAGGTGCATGACCTGCTGGCCCAAGCGAAGACCGAGATGGACCAGGAGAAACGGATCGAGCTGTATCGTCAGGCGCAGGAGCAAATCTTCGCCGACGTGCCGCTGTTGCCGCTCGTTCATACCTCGGTGCGCAGCGTGCAGGGAAAAGCGGTCTCCGGCTTTCTGCTCCATCCTTCGTCGCTGACTCGTTTGCGACTAACGAAGTTGAACCGCTAG
- a CDS encoding ABC transporter permease: protein MGRFLFVRIMQSLATVMVAVVLIFISIRLLPGNPALARFGQHAVPERVTDAMAGQGWDRPILVQLMDLPGELLRGDLGVSFFHGDSVAERLMETIPATLELSLAAIVVAIPLGIFAGVASALWRGGWPDYVAMTLALVGVSVPVFFLGICLMTIFTHMPTSGRVAPTMISQFRTDFFLFEAIFTGRFALAMDALRHLLLPATALATIPAAVISRITRSSMLEVLSSDYLRTAKAKGASLWRIVWRHALPNASVPIVNIAGFQVGMLLSGAVLTETVFNWPGLGRYLVTAVREQDYAVVQGGALVIAVMFVTANLLLDLTYLWLDPRIRTEA from the coding sequence GTGGGAAGATTCCTCTTCGTTCGAATCATGCAATCGCTCGCGACCGTGATGGTCGCGGTGGTGCTGATCTTTATTTCGATCCGGCTGTTGCCCGGCAATCCGGCGCTGGCCCGCTTTGGTCAACACGCGGTGCCGGAGCGGGTGACCGACGCGATGGCGGGTCAAGGTTGGGATCGTCCGATCTTGGTGCAGCTGATGGATCTGCCCGGCGAACTGCTACGCGGCGATCTGGGCGTCTCGTTCTTTCACGGCGATTCGGTCGCCGAGCGGCTGATGGAAACGATTCCGGCGACGCTGGAACTTTCCTTGGCGGCGATCGTGGTGGCGATTCCGCTTGGCATTTTCGCGGGGGTCGCCTCGGCGCTGTGGCGCGGCGGTTGGCCTGACTATGTGGCGATGACGCTGGCGCTGGTCGGGGTGAGCGTGCCGGTCTTCTTTTTGGGGATCTGTCTGATGACGATCTTCACCCACATGCCGACCAGCGGGCGAGTCGCGCCGACGATGATCTCGCAATTTCGGACTGACTTCTTCTTGTTTGAGGCGATCTTCACCGGACGGTTTGCGCTGGCGATGGATGCGCTGCGGCATCTGCTCTTGCCGGCGACGGCGCTGGCGACGATTCCGGCGGCGGTCATTTCTCGCATCACGCGGAGCAGCATGCTGGAGGTCCTTTCCTCCGACTATTTGCGGACGGCGAAAGCAAAAGGGGCGAGTCTGTGGCGGATCGTCTGGCGACATGCGCTGCCGAACGCTTCGGTACCAATTGTGAACATCGCCGGCTTTCAGGTCGGGATGTTGCTCTCCGGCGCCGTGCTGACCGAAACGGTTTTCAACTGGCCGGGCCTGGGACGGTACCTGGTGACCGCGGTGCGCGAGCAAGACTATGCGGTGGTGCAGGGGGGAGCGCTGGTGATCGCGGTGATGTTTGTGACCGCCAACTTACTGCTCGACCTGACGTATCTCTGGCTTGATCCGCGCATTCGGACGGAGGCGTAG
- a CDS encoding ABC transporter permease produces MDRSWKRFLSNRGAILGGVVVAIVCLVALSANLIAPYPIDERSEKLAAPSAAHWLGTDTNEKDVLTWVIYGSRLSLTAGGLSIVLAILLGVPLGAAAGYFPGVVDQVIMRSIDVVLAFPAILIALLVMAALAPGWPAVIIAVGLINIPIFARQIRATTLTLRSHEYVTAAVAAGATTRHIFFWSLLPGLVGPLVVLATLGLGSAILEVAGLSFLGISGDPTIPEWGGMLAEAKNDLSTSIWPAIAPGMAISVTILGFNLLGDGLRDALDPRLDHGK; encoded by the coding sequence ATGGATCGATCCTGGAAACGTTTTCTCTCGAATCGCGGCGCAATCCTGGGCGGCGTCGTGGTCGCGATCGTCTGTCTGGTCGCCCTCTCCGCCAATCTGATCGCTCCCTATCCGATCGACGAGCGAAGCGAAAAGTTGGCGGCGCCCAGCGCCGCGCATTGGCTCGGAACCGACACGAACGAGAAAGATGTGCTGACCTGGGTGATCTATGGATCGCGGCTGTCGCTGACGGCCGGCGGGTTGTCGATCGTGCTGGCGATTTTGCTTGGCGTTCCGCTGGGCGCCGCCGCTGGATATTTTCCAGGCGTCGTCGATCAAGTGATTATGCGGTCGATCGACGTCGTGCTGGCCTTTCCGGCAATTCTGATTGCGCTGCTAGTGATGGCGGCGCTGGCGCCAGGTTGGCCGGCGGTGATTATCGCTGTGGGTCTGATCAACATTCCGATCTTCGCGCGGCAGATTCGCGCCACGACCCTCACGTTGCGTTCGCACGAGTATGTGACTGCCGCCGTCGCCGCCGGGGCGACAACGCGTCATATCTTCTTCTGGTCGCTTCTGCCGGGTCTGGTTGGCCCGCTGGTGGTCTTGGCGACGCTGGGGCTAGGAAGCGCCATCCTGGAAGTGGCGGGGCTGTCGTTCCTGGGGATCAGCGGCGATCCGACGATTCCGGAATGGGGGGGAATGCTGGCGGAAGCGAAGAACGACCTCTCGACCAGCATCTGGCCGGCGATCGCCCCGGGAATGGCGATTTCGGTCACCATTCTGGGTTTCAATCTGCTGGGAGACGGACTCCGGGACGCCCTGGATCCCCGCTTAGACCACGGGAAATGA